A single Mangrovimonas sp. YM274 DNA region contains:
- a CDS encoding 1,4-dihydroxy-2-naphthoyl-CoA synthase: MSNINWKTAKEYEDITYKKCDGVARIAFNRPNVRNAFRPKTTSELYDAFYDANEDVNIGVVLLSAEGPSTKDGVYSFCSGGDQKARGHQGYVGEDGYHRLNILEVQRLIRFMPKAVIAVVPGWAVGGGHSLHVVCDLTLASKEHAIFKQTDADVTSFDGGYGSAYLAKMVGQKKAREIFFLGRNYSAQEAFEMGMVNAVIPHAELEDTAFEWAQEILAKSPTSIKMLKFAMNLTDDGMVGQQVFAGEATRLAYMTDEAKEGRNAFLEKRKPNFDKKWIP; this comes from the coding sequence ATGAGTAATATAAATTGGAAAACGGCCAAGGAATACGAAGACATCACCTATAAAAAATGTGATGGGGTTGCACGTATTGCATTCAATAGGCCGAATGTAAGAAATGCCTTTAGGCCAAAGACCACAAGTGAATTATACGATGCTTTTTACGATGCCAACGAAGATGTAAATATTGGCGTAGTATTATTATCTGCCGAGGGACCGTCGACTAAGGATGGTGTGTATTCTTTCTGTAGTGGTGGAGACCAAAAAGCTAGGGGGCATCAAGGCTATGTTGGAGAGGATGGCTACCATCGTTTAAATATTTTGGAAGTACAACGCTTGATTCGTTTTATGCCCAAAGCAGTGATTGCAGTGGTGCCCGGATGGGCTGTTGGTGGCGGTCATAGTTTGCATGTGGTTTGCGATTTAACGCTTGCCAGTAAGGAACATGCCATCTTTAAACAAACCGATGCCGATGTCACCAGTTTTGATGGTGGTTATGGTTCAGCTTATTTGGCCAAAATGGTAGGGCAGAAAAAGGCGAGAGAAATCTTCTTCTTAGGAAGGAATTATTCGGCTCAGGAAGCTTTTGAAATGGGAATGGTAAATGCCGTGATACCTCATGCCGAATTGGAAGATACCGCTTTTGAATGGGCACAGGAAATATTGGCAAAATCCCCAACCTCTATCAAAATGCTAAAATTCGCAATGAACCTTACCGACGACGGCATGGTGGGGCAGCAAGTATTTGCGGGAGAAGCGACGCGTTTGGCCTATATGACAGATGAGGCTAAAGAAGGTAGAAATGCCTTTTTGGAAAAGCGTAAGCCTAACTTCGACAAAAAGTGGATTCCTTAA
- a CDS encoding DUF2853 family protein encodes MNKREELIIKYAAELKDKFGLEPDMDLLTKITIGCGPSIYNADSATVSSSDESELERVKNNFLIKKLGLEDTPELDEAINSVIDTYGRSNRTKYRVVIYYLLTKHFSKETVY; translated from the coding sequence ATGAACAAGCGCGAAGAATTAATCATTAAGTATGCTGCTGAGCTAAAAGATAAGTTTGGCTTGGAACCTGATATGGATTTGCTCACCAAAATTACTATTGGCTGCGGTCCATCTATTTACAATGCAGATTCAGCCACAGTATCTAGCTCCGATGAGTCTGAATTGGAGCGCGTAAAAAATAACTTTTTGATTAAAAAACTAGGGCTTGAGGATACACCAGAACTTGATGAGGCTATCAATTCCGTGATAGACACTTATGGACGCTCCAACAGAACTAAATATAGGGTAGTAATTTATTATTTATTGACCAAACATTTCAGTAAGGAAACCGTTTATTAA
- a CDS encoding sterol desaturase family protein, with product MPDFPNIIHFAIPVFILAMGLELYVTTKQNLKGYQTKDALSSIAMGIGNVLLGFLSKGIVLMALFYIYNHFRVMTIPITWWSFVLLFFADDFSYYWFHRVSHECRLFWASHVVHHSSEHYNLSTALRQTWSGGFYSFVFWLWLPLMGFHPAMILLQMSISLLYQFWIHTETIHKMPNWFEAIMNTPSHHRVHHGSNPLYLDRNHAGILIIWDKLFGTFQPELEDEKVTYGLVKNIHTYNPFKIAFLEWFHMFKDFLQTKISLKDRLRYLIKPPGWRHDGSGKLSNDLRAEWLKRKTLDQKLP from the coding sequence ATGCCAGATTTTCCAAACATCATTCACTTTGCCATTCCAGTATTTATATTGGCCATGGGGCTAGAACTGTACGTTACAACCAAGCAAAATTTAAAAGGGTATCAAACCAAGGATGCCCTGTCTTCTATTGCCATGGGTATTGGCAACGTCCTGCTTGGATTTTTAAGTAAAGGAATTGTATTAATGGCCTTGTTTTACATATACAACCATTTTAGAGTCATGACGATTCCCATAACATGGTGGAGTTTTGTGTTACTGTTTTTTGCAGATGACTTTTCATACTATTGGTTCCACAGGGTTAGTCATGAGTGTCGATTATTTTGGGCTTCGCATGTGGTTCACCATTCCTCTGAGCACTACAACCTGAGCACAGCACTTAGGCAAACTTGGTCTGGAGGTTTCTATTCTTTTGTCTTTTGGTTGTGGTTGCCCCTAATGGGGTTTCACCCTGCTATGATTTTACTGCAAATGTCCATAAGCCTGCTCTATCAATTTTGGATTCACACAGAAACCATCCACAAAATGCCCAATTGGTTTGAAGCCATTATGAACACGCCCTCCCATCACCGAGTACACCATGGCAGTAACCCTTTGTATTTAGACCGAAACCATGCCGGAATACTTATCATTTGGGATAAATTGTTTGGAACGTTTCAACCAGAATTGGAGGATGAAAAAGTGACTTATGGATTGGTAAAGAATATCCATACCTATAACCCGTTTAAAATAGCATTTTTGGAATGGTTTCACATGTTTAAAGACTTCCTTCAAACAAAAATATCTTTGAAGGATAGGTTACGCTACTTAATAAAGCCTCCAGGTTGGCGACACGACGGCAGTGGAAAATTGAGTAATGACTTAAGAGCCGAGTGGCTTAAAAGAAAAACGCTAGACCAAAAATTACCCTAG
- a CDS encoding PaaI family thioesterase — MQLSKEEVLKRANEQCKNTLMETLNIEIVDFGEDFLVAKMPVNSRVHQPDGVLHGGATAALAESVGSFASHIFVDSETFFVRGIEITANHLKGIREGNVYAKATFIHKGRTTQLLDIRVTDDDDNLISVCKLSTISLPKNK; from the coding sequence ATGCAATTATCGAAAGAAGAGGTTCTGAAACGCGCCAATGAACAATGTAAAAACACCTTGATGGAAACCTTGAATATTGAAATTGTGGACTTTGGAGAGGATTTTTTGGTAGCCAAAATGCCTGTTAATTCCAGAGTGCACCAACCAGACGGCGTGTTGCATGGAGGCGCCACTGCGGCATTGGCGGAAAGTGTTGGGAGCTTTGCTTCCCATATTTTTGTGGATTCCGAAACGTTTTTTGTGAGAGGTATAGAAATTACGGCCAATCACCTGAAAGGAATTCGAGAAGGCAATGTTTATGCCAAAGCCACTTTTATCCATAAAGGAAGAACCACCCAGCTCTTGGATATTCGTGTGACCGACGATGACGATAATTTGATTTCTGTGTGCAAGTTGTCCACCATTTCCCTGCCTAAAAATAAGTAA
- the menD gene encoding 2-succinyl-5-enolpyruvyl-6-hydroxy-3-cyclohexene-1-carboxylic-acid synthase: MKYSAIPLAQTVVALCKAKNIKHIVISPGSRNAPLTIGFSNDEFFTCYSVVDERCASFFAMGIAQSNQEPVAVVCTSGSALLNYYPAVAEAFYSDIPLVVLSADRPKYLVGIGDGQTINQENVFKNHILYSANLKQDLDVKAKPFDDDEPAIIKSIEHKLERFLGLKQELQEENEHEINKAINIALTKKGPVHINIPFDEPLYGVVDTLSVSAKVIKPEVKSKKIDALDLKLCLEDWSNASKKMILVGVNGPNALEAKWIEELANDNSVLVFTETTSNLHHKEFFPSIDKMIAPLNDEEFQDLQPDILVTFGGLIVSKKIKAFLRKYRPKQHWHVDEKKANDTFFCLEKHIKVTPNQFFESLLPKLTHIKKSNYKQVWKAVKTHRREKHSDYLNEIPFCDFKVFSKLLKSIPDHTNLQIGNSSAIRYAQLFKGNPTVAVYCNRGTSGIDGSTSTAIGFAHANQAQTTFVTGDLSFFYDSNALWNAHIPKSFRIVVINNYGGGIFRILPGDKNTENFDTYFETKHHLTAKHLCAMYGLAYQTADDEEGLSVALEDFYNNSEQPKLLEIFTPSRVNDEVLLNYFKFIR, from the coding sequence ATGAAATATTCCGCGATTCCACTCGCACAAACTGTAGTAGCGCTGTGTAAAGCCAAGAACATAAAACATATTGTTATTTCTCCAGGTAGCCGTAATGCACCCTTAACTATTGGATTTTCAAATGATGAATTTTTCACCTGTTATAGCGTCGTAGATGAGCGTTGTGCATCCTTTTTTGCAATGGGAATTGCACAAAGTAACCAAGAGCCAGTGGCGGTGGTTTGTACTTCCGGAAGTGCTTTGTTGAATTATTATCCTGCAGTGGCCGAAGCTTTTTATAGCGATATTCCTTTAGTGGTGTTGTCTGCAGATCGCCCAAAATATTTGGTGGGAATTGGAGACGGACAGACCATTAATCAAGAGAATGTGTTCAAAAATCACATTTTGTATTCGGCCAATTTAAAGCAGGATCTGGATGTAAAAGCAAAACCTTTCGATGATGATGAGCCCGCCATTATAAAAAGCATTGAGCATAAGCTAGAGCGGTTTTTAGGATTGAAACAGGAACTTCAGGAAGAGAACGAACACGAAATTAACAAGGCCATTAATATTGCGCTTACAAAAAAGGGACCTGTTCATATTAATATTCCTTTTGATGAACCTTTGTATGGCGTGGTCGATACATTGAGCGTGTCTGCTAAGGTTATCAAACCAGAAGTGAAATCTAAAAAAATAGACGCTTTAGATTTAAAATTGTGTTTGGAAGACTGGAGCAATGCTTCCAAAAAAATGATTTTGGTGGGGGTAAATGGGCCAAATGCCTTAGAGGCAAAATGGATTGAAGAACTGGCAAATGACAACAGTGTGTTGGTGTTTACCGAAACGACTTCTAATTTACACCATAAAGAGTTCTTTCCTAGTATCGATAAAATGATTGCGCCTTTAAATGATGAGGAGTTTCAGGATTTGCAACCAGACATTTTGGTGACGTTTGGTGGTTTGATCGTTTCAAAAAAAATAAAGGCATTTTTAAGAAAATATAGACCAAAACAGCATTGGCACGTAGATGAGAAGAAGGCCAATGACACATTTTTCTGTCTGGAAAAACACATCAAGGTAACTCCAAACCAATTTTTTGAAAGTTTGTTGCCCAAGTTAACCCATATCAAGAAAAGTAATTATAAACAGGTTTGGAAGGCGGTTAAAACTCATAGAAGAGAAAAGCATAGCGACTATTTAAATGAAATTCCGTTTTGCGATTTCAAGGTGTTTTCAAAGTTGTTAAAGAGCATTCCTGATCATACAAATTTGCAGATTGGAAATAGCTCGGCCATTAGATATGCGCAACTTTTTAAAGGAAATCCAACGGTGGCAGTATATTGTAATAGAGGTACCAGTGGTATTGATGGGAGTACAAGCACAGCTATTGGGTTTGCACACGCAAATCAAGCCCAAACAACCTTTGTTACGGGGGATTTGAGTTTCTTTTACGATAGCAATGCTTTGTGGAATGCTCATATTCCGAAATCCTTTAGAATAGTCGTTATCAATAATTACGGAGGTGGTATTTTTAGAATTCTTCCGGGAGATAAGAACACAGAGAATTTTGATACGTACTTTGAAACCAAGCACCATTTAACGGCTAAGCATTTATGTGCCATGTATGGGTTGGCGTATCAAACGGCAGATGATGAAGAAGGTCTATCTGTGGCTTTGGAGGATTTTTATAATAATTCTGAGCAACCTAAATTATTGGAAATCTTTACCCCAAGTAGAGTTAATGATGAAGTGTTGCTGAACTATTTTAAGTTTATACGTTGA
- the menA gene encoding 1,4-dihydroxy-2-naphthoate octaprenyltransferase: MSKLSSWISAFRLRTLPLSLSGIIIGSCLAAYNGLFDTVIFVLAMLTTVGFQVLSNLANDYGDGVKGTDNENRLGPQRAIQSGSITPSQMMEAIKINILVVIVLSLSLIYVALGHEYLLYSILFIVLAAACVYAAINYTMGNSAYGYRGLGDVFVFIFFGLVSVMGSYFLYAKHLDHVLVLPSIALGLLSIGVLNLNNMRDIDSDTLSNKITIAVRLGKQKAKIYHYVLVGGAILCAALFGILYYNSPYNLIFVVAFIPLVKHLISVNRAKTSEDLDKQLKPLALTTFVFSLLLGIGHIL; the protein is encoded by the coding sequence ATGAGTAAACTTAGCAGCTGGATTTCAGCATTTCGTTTGCGTACCTTGCCTTTGTCTTTATCCGGGATTATTATTGGAAGCTGTTTGGCTGCCTATAATGGCCTTTTCGATACCGTCATTTTTGTATTAGCCATGCTAACAACCGTAGGATTTCAGGTGCTTTCTAATTTGGCCAATGATTATGGTGATGGGGTAAAGGGAACCGACAATGAAAACCGTTTGGGACCGCAAAGAGCTATACAAAGTGGCAGTATAACACCTTCACAAATGATGGAGGCCATTAAAATAAATATATTGGTAGTTATAGTATTGTCCTTGTCCTTAATCTATGTGGCTTTAGGGCACGAATACCTGTTGTATTCTATTTTGTTTATCGTGTTGGCTGCTGCCTGCGTCTATGCTGCAATTAATTATACCATGGGTAACTCCGCCTATGGCTATAGGGGGTTGGGAGATGTGTTCGTCTTTATATTTTTTGGATTGGTGAGTGTAATGGGAAGTTACTTTTTATACGCTAAACATTTGGATCATGTATTGGTGCTGCCTTCAATTGCTTTGGGCCTATTGAGTATTGGAGTTTTGAATTTGAATAATATGAGGGATATAGATTCCGATACTTTATCCAATAAAATTACGATAGCGGTGAGATTAGGGAAGCAAAAGGCAAAAATATACCACTATGTTTTAGTTGGTGGCGCTATTTTATGTGCAGCATTATTTGGTATTTTATATTATAATTCGCCATATAACTTAATTTTTGTAGTGGCCTTTATTCCATTGGTTAAGCACTTGATTAGTGTTAACAGGGCAAAAACATCAGAAGATTTAGACAAGCAGTTGAAACCTCTTGCATTAACAACCTTTGTATTTTCTTTGTTGTTGGGTATAGGTCATATTTTATAA
- a CDS encoding DUF2490 domain-containing protein, with protein sequence MTFSLRALALLCFISTSQFLFSQNPNQTGSWYMYFYKHQFQNSQFGIQGDVQYRNWNIIGDLEQLLLRSGVTYKPKEADVLFTLGYAHVTTGALGDSNDTSAESRIYQEALLPHKVGGRFYLTHRFRYEQRFVEDQDFRTRYRYNLFLNIPFTAKTLSPKVFYAALYNELFINGQTDIGDGREVELFDRNRTYLGVGYVLNESIRFQLGWMNQKTANNGKAQFQVSMHHKF encoded by the coding sequence ATGACCTTTTCCTTGCGAGCTTTAGCTTTGCTATGCTTTATATCTACAAGTCAGTTTTTGTTTAGTCAAAACCCAAATCAAACTGGGAGTTGGTACATGTATTTTTACAAACACCAGTTTCAAAATAGTCAATTTGGGATTCAAGGGGATGTACAATACCGCAATTGGAATATCATAGGCGATTTAGAGCAGTTATTATTACGCTCAGGGGTTACTTATAAACCTAAGGAAGCAGATGTATTGTTTACATTGGGATATGCTCATGTTACAACTGGAGCTTTGGGAGATTCAAATGATACCAGTGCAGAAAGTAGAATATATCAAGAAGCGTTGTTGCCCCATAAAGTGGGAGGACGTTTTTATTTAACGCACCGATTTAGGTATGAGCAGCGCTTTGTGGAAGATCAGGATTTTAGAACGCGTTACCGCTACAATTTGTTTCTAAATATTCCTTTCACTGCAAAAACATTGAGCCCTAAGGTTTTTTATGCGGCATTATATAACGAACTCTTTATAAATGGCCAAACAGATATTGGAGACGGAAGAGAAGTAGAACTATTTGATAGGAACCGAACTTATTTGGGTGTTGGTTATGTGTTGAATGAATCCATTCGTTTTCAATTGGGTTGGATGAACCAAAAAACGGCCAATAATGGCAAGGCACAATTTCAGGTAAGCATGCACCACAAGTTTTAA
- a CDS encoding metal-dependent hydrolase: MKITFYGHACLKIEVNDVHILVDPFITGNPKADHIDIETIKADYILLTHAHQDHTLDAEVIAKQNNAIIVSNFEVTNHYEAKGIEVHPMNHGGKWDFEFGVVKYVNAIHTSSFPDGSYGGQPGGFVIEGEHKNIYIAGDTALTMDMKLIPMKTKLDLAVLPIGDNFTMDVEDAIMASDFVECDKVLGYHYDTFGYIEIDHEEAKRKFFDSNKDLMLLDIGESIEL; encoded by the coding sequence ATGAAAATTACATTTTACGGGCATGCTTGCCTAAAAATAGAAGTTAATGATGTCCATATTCTTGTGGACCCTTTCATTACAGGAAATCCTAAGGCAGATCATATTGATATAGAGACGATCAAAGCCGATTATATTTTGCTGACCCATGCCCATCAAGACCATACTTTGGATGCCGAAGTTATTGCTAAGCAGAACAATGCTATTATTGTTTCAAATTTTGAAGTAACCAATCATTATGAGGCAAAAGGTATTGAGGTGCACCCCATGAACCATGGGGGTAAATGGGATTTTGAATTTGGTGTGGTTAAATATGTGAATGCCATTCATACATCTTCATTTCCGGATGGTAGTTACGGAGGTCAACCAGGAGGATTTGTGATTGAAGGTGAACATAAAAATATCTATATAGCAGGGGATACGGCCTTAACAATGGATATGAAATTAATTCCGATGAAAACCAAATTGGATTTGGCTGTATTGCCAATAGGGGATAATTTCACCATGGATGTGGAGGATGCCATTATGGCGAGTGATTTTGTAGAATGCGATAAGGTATTAGGTTATCACTACGATACTTTTGGTTATATAGAAATTGATCATGAAGAGGCCAAGCGCAAGTTTTTTGATTCCAATAAGGATTTGATGCTTCTTGATATAGGAGAAAGTATTGAGCTTTAA
- a CDS encoding S1 RNA-binding domain-containing protein, with protein sequence MIHIGEYNTLEIVRETEPGLFLSDKEDNEVLLPNRYVPESFEIGDELDVFVYLDNEERLVAVTDHPYITKGDFALLRCNAVTKFGAFLDWGMVKELFCPFKEQVFKMKEGGWYLVHCYLDEETERLVASSKTNRFLDNTNLTVEVFDEVDLIVSHPSEIGMNVIVNKKHLGLIFKDNIFKDLSVGDRLKGYVKKIRKDNKLDIVLEQIGYRSIEPNADIILKELKDNGGYLELTDKSDPELIKEVLQMSKKNFKKGIGNLYKQRLIEIKEDGIYLV encoded by the coding sequence ATGATACACATTGGAGAATACAATACTTTAGAAATTGTAAGAGAAACCGAGCCTGGTTTGTTTTTGTCTGATAAAGAAGATAACGAGGTTTTATTGCCCAACCGTTATGTTCCGGAATCTTTTGAGATTGGAGATGAATTGGACGTCTTTGTTTATTTGGATAACGAAGAGCGTTTGGTTGCAGTTACAGATCATCCGTACATTACAAAAGGCGATTTTGCCCTTTTAAGATGTAATGCGGTGACGAAATTTGGGGCTTTTTTAGATTGGGGAATGGTAAAAGAATTGTTCTGTCCATTTAAGGAGCAGGTCTTTAAAATGAAAGAAGGTGGTTGGTATTTGGTGCATTGTTATCTAGATGAAGAAACCGAAAGATTGGTGGCTTCCAGTAAAACCAATAGATTTTTGGACAATACAAATCTTACCGTAGAAGTCTTTGATGAAGTAGACCTAATTGTATCTCATCCTTCAGAGATTGGGATGAATGTTATAGTGAACAAAAAGCATTTAGGGCTCATTTTTAAGGACAATATTTTTAAGGATTTAAGTGTTGGTGATCGTTTGAAGGGGTATGTAAAAAAGATTCGTAAGGACAATAAATTGGATATAGTATTGGAGCAGATTGGATATAGAAGTATAGAGCCCAATGCCGATATTATTCTGAAAGAATTAAAAGACAACGGAGGGTATTTAGAACTCACGGATAAATCAGACCCTGAACTTATTAAGGAAGTGCTTCAAATGAGTAAGAAGAACTTTAAAAAAGGTATTGGTAATTTGTACAAGCAGCGCTTGATAGAGATTAAAGAGGATGGAATTTATTTGGTTTAG
- a CDS encoding alpha/beta hydrolase, protein MNLSEKEISYTTTNSYATLNQLTEHTKSIWFVCHGMGYLSRYFLRHFEHLNAEENYIVAPQAQSKYYIPPKLRHVGASWLTKENTLKETENVMRYFDAVWEAEQFPLDKKLIVLGYSQGVSVSLRYLAKRKLQCQELIIHSGGIPKELTPEDFNYMDPATKVSLLYGTEDEYLTNERMETEIAKANLLFPKNLNIIPFEGKHVVNTELISEFA, encoded by the coding sequence ATGAATTTATCCGAAAAGGAAATCAGCTATACTACCACAAATTCGTACGCTACCCTCAACCAACTTACAGAGCACACCAAAAGCATTTGGTTTGTTTGCCATGGCATGGGCTATTTAAGTCGTTATTTCTTAAGGCATTTTGAGCATTTAAATGCTGAAGAAAACTATATCGTTGCGCCGCAAGCCCAGAGTAAATATTATATTCCCCCCAAACTAAGACATGTGGGCGCCAGTTGGCTCACAAAAGAAAACACGCTTAAGGAAACCGAAAATGTCATGCGGTATTTTGATGCCGTTTGGGAGGCAGAACAATTCCCTTTGGATAAAAAACTGATTGTCTTAGGCTATTCCCAAGGTGTTAGTGTTTCTTTACGCTATTTAGCTAAGCGAAAATTACAATGCCAAGAATTAATTATCCATTCAGGTGGTATCCCAAAAGAATTGACTCCTGAAGATTTTAACTACATGGACCCCGCCACAAAAGTATCTCTTCTATACGGCACCGAAGATGAATACCTAACAAATGAACGTATGGAAACAGAAATTGCCAAAGCAAATTTGTTATTTCCAAAGAACTTAAACATCATTCCTTTTGAAGGCAAGCATGTGGTAAACACCGAACTTATTTCTGAATTTGCATAA
- a CDS encoding chorismate-binding protein: MDLDAFLTPFQDFYKSQRPFVLYRKPYKKSIKGLVQKDDDLHFVKDFSEQGFVMAPFDDKDPIVLIPFHNSEVFELEAYNVKDFEEGEYLSVSTNFEKNKKQHVDLVNEGVNAIQKGAFEKVVLSRLEKVDLDALNPIELFRRLLAKYPTAFTYCWYHPKIGLWLGATPETLLKVENNRMSTMALAGTQAYKDSEDVVWGVKEQQEQQFVTDFIVESLHGVMENLRVTKPATVRAGGLLHIQTKISGTLNGNLEEVIKRLHPTPAVCGLPKLASKTFIIEKEHYNRTYYTGFLGELNVKEKNTRNTRRRNIENNAYDTVKTVSDLYVNLRCMQLESDAALIYVGGGITKDSNPELEWEETVNKSKTMKRVLYSIQ; this comes from the coding sequence ATGGATCTAGATGCATTTTTGACACCATTTCAGGATTTCTACAAATCCCAACGTCCTTTTGTGCTTTATAGAAAACCCTACAAAAAGTCCATTAAAGGCTTGGTGCAAAAAGATGATGATTTACATTTTGTAAAGGATTTTTCGGAACAAGGGTTTGTAATGGCGCCGTTTGATGATAAGGATCCAATTGTGTTGATTCCTTTTCATAATTCAGAAGTTTTTGAATTGGAAGCTTACAATGTAAAGGATTTTGAAGAAGGAGAGTATCTATCAGTTTCTACCAATTTCGAAAAAAACAAAAAGCAACACGTTGATTTGGTGAATGAAGGGGTGAATGCCATTCAAAAGGGAGCCTTTGAAAAAGTTGTGCTTTCAAGACTGGAAAAGGTTGATTTAGACGCTCTTAATCCTATCGAGTTGTTCCGGAGATTATTAGCAAAATATCCAACGGCTTTCACGTATTGTTGGTATCATCCTAAAATAGGACTTTGGCTTGGGGCAACGCCAGAAACCTTACTGAAAGTGGAAAATAATAGAATGTCTACCATGGCTTTGGCTGGAACACAGGCTTACAAAGATTCAGAAGATGTCGTTTGGGGAGTCAAAGAACAGCAGGAGCAACAATTCGTTACGGATTTTATTGTGGAAAGTCTTCACGGTGTTATGGAGAATTTGCGAGTTACAAAGCCTGCAACGGTTAGGGCAGGCGGTTTACTTCATATTCAAACTAAAATCAGTGGCACTTTGAATGGCAATTTGGAAGAGGTCATTAAAAGATTGCATCCAACACCAGCGGTGTGTGGATTGCCAAAATTGGCTTCAAAAACATTTATTATCGAAAAGGAGCATTACAATCGTACTTATTACACAGGCTTTCTTGGTGAACTTAATGTAAAAGAAAAGAACACTCGCAATACCAGGAGAAGAAATATCGAAAACAATGCTTATGATACTGTAAAAACGGTATCTGATTTATATGTGAACTTGCGCTGCATGCAACTAGAGTCTGATGCTGCCCTAATTTATGTTGGAGGGGGCATTACCAAAGATTCCAATCCAGAATTGGAATGGGAGGAAACTGTGAACAAATCCAAAACCATGAAAAGAGTTCTGTATTCTATTCAATAA